From a region of the Odoribacter splanchnicus DSM 20712 genome:
- the pheT gene encoding phenylalanine--tRNA ligase subunit beta, with translation MNISLNWLKEYLKIDLSVEKVCEILTSIGLEVGGYEKFESIRGGLRGLVIGEVKTCEAHPDSDHLHLTTVDLGDGRLTPIVCGAPNVAAGQKVVVATIGTVLYDGDKEFTIKKSKIRGQESEGMICAEDEIGIGHDHAGIIVLPSDARVGMPAAEYYHITTDYTIEIDITPNRVDGASHLGVARDLAAYLQQTQEIHYTLPSVAHFAADSNTAGISIEVQRPEACPRYAGVCIEGVKVQESPEWLQTRLKAIGLHPINNVVDITNFILFELGQPLHSFDKDKIKGNKVIVRSFPTGTRFTTLDGVERELNENDLMVCNTEEPMCIAGVFGGLESGITEATTNVFLESACFDPVFVRKTARRHGLNTDASFRFERGTDPNIVIYALKRAALLIKELGGGKITSEIIDIYPNPVADFEVEVKYAHIDRLIGKKIGQDTIKKILNALEIKIVKEDTEGLSLQIPPYRVDVRREADVIEDILRIYGFNNIEVPAKVNSTLSYSEKPDDFQLKNKIADLLAANGFNEIMNNSLTKASYYEHLETYRPEETVMLFNPLSSDLSAMRQSLLFGGLETIAYNINRKNSNLRLFEFGKAYTFHKKEGENHLKQYKEEDKLALFITGDKIQASWNSKEQKTDFFNLKSYAEMILIRLGFKTEILTLEECSADIYREGISYTQNGKHIVTIGMLSHKVLKPNDIEQEVYYAEFSWENILKAIKNHTITFTPMPKFPAVKRDLALLLDKKISFKEVRDIAFRTEKKLLKSVTLFDVYEGEKLGAGKKSYAISFTLQDDEKTLTDKQIDKIMNKLMGTYKHQLSAEIR, from the coding sequence ATGAATATATCTTTAAATTGGCTGAAAGAATACCTGAAAATAGATTTGAGTGTTGAAAAAGTCTGCGAAATATTGACCAGTATCGGGCTCGAAGTGGGCGGATATGAAAAATTCGAATCTATCCGGGGTGGTTTGAGAGGTCTGGTGATCGGTGAAGTAAAAACCTGTGAAGCCCATCCGGATTCCGATCATTTACACCTGACAACGGTAGATTTAGGAGACGGCCGCCTTACCCCCATTGTTTGCGGAGCTCCTAATGTAGCTGCCGGACAAAAAGTGGTAGTGGCCACCATCGGGACGGTGCTTTACGATGGAGACAAAGAATTTACCATCAAAAAATCAAAAATCAGAGGACAGGAATCCGAAGGAATGATTTGTGCCGAAGATGAAATCGGTATCGGTCATGATCATGCGGGAATTATCGTACTTCCGTCGGATGCCCGGGTAGGTATGCCAGCTGCCGAATATTATCACATTACAACCGATTACACCATCGAGATCGATATTACTCCCAACCGGGTAGACGGCGCTTCTCACCTTGGAGTAGCCCGCGATTTAGCTGCCTATTTACAGCAAACCCAGGAGATTCATTATACCCTTCCTTCCGTAGCTCACTTTGCAGCCGACAGCAATACTGCCGGAATCTCGATCGAAGTGCAGCGTCCGGAAGCTTGTCCCCGATATGCCGGAGTATGTATCGAAGGAGTTAAAGTTCAGGAATCTCCCGAGTGGTTGCAAACGCGTTTGAAAGCCATCGGTTTACACCCGATCAACAATGTGGTAGATATTACGAATTTCATTCTTTTCGAGCTGGGACAACCCCTGCACTCTTTCGATAAAGATAAAATCAAAGGAAATAAAGTGATCGTCCGTAGCTTTCCGACAGGTACCAGATTCACAACACTCGACGGTGTCGAACGTGAACTGAACGAGAACGACCTGATGGTATGTAATACCGAAGAACCGATGTGTATTGCCGGAGTATTCGGTGGATTGGAAAGCGGTATCACCGAAGCTACGACCAATGTATTCCTCGAAAGTGCCTGTTTCGATCCGGTATTCGTACGGAAGACAGCACGTCGTCATGGGCTGAATACCGACGCTTCTTTCCGTTTTGAAAGAGGCACCGATCCGAACATCGTTATTTATGCCCTCAAACGGGCTGCCTTATTGATCAAAGAACTGGGCGGCGGAAAGATTACGTCCGAAATCATCGACATCTACCCGAATCCGGTAGCCGATTTCGAAGTCGAAGTAAAGTATGCCCACATCGATCGTCTGATCGGCAAAAAAATCGGACAAGATACGATCAAAAAAATCCTGAATGCTCTGGAAATAAAGATTGTAAAAGAAGATACCGAAGGACTTTCGTTGCAGATCCCCCCTTATCGGGTGGATGTTCGCCGCGAAGCAGACGTGATCGAGGATATTTTAAGAATATACGGCTTCAACAATATCGAAGTTCCGGCTAAAGTAAACTCTACCCTGAGTTACAGCGAAAAACCGGATGATTTCCAATTGAAAAATAAAATTGCAGATTTATTGGCCGCCAACGGTTTTAATGAAATCATGAACAACTCATTGACCAAAGCTTCTTATTACGAGCATCTGGAGACTTATCGTCCCGAAGAAACGGTTATGTTGTTCAATCCGCTCAGCTCAGACCTGAGCGCTATGCGGCAAAGCCTGCTATTCGGAGGGCTGGAGACGATCGCCTATAATATTAACCGCAAAAACAGCAATTTACGTCTCTTCGAATTCGGAAAAGCTTATACCTTCCACAAAAAAGAAGGCGAAAATCACCTGAAACAATACAAAGAAGAAGATAAACTGGCCCTTTTCATTACGGGTGACAAAATCCAGGCTTCCTGGAACAGTAAAGAACAAAAGACCGATTTCTTCAATCTCAAGAGTTATGCCGAGATGATCCTGATCCGTTTGGGATTCAAAACCGAAATACTGACTTTAGAAGAATGTAGTGCCGATATTTACCGCGAAGGGATAAGCTATACACAAAACGGTAAGCACATCGTCACAATCGGTATGCTGAGTCATAAAGTTTTGAAACCGAACGATATCGAACAGGAGGTTTATTACGCCGAGTTTTCCTGGGAAAATATACTGAAAGCGATTAAAAACCACACGATCACCTTTACTCCCATGCCTAAGTTCCCGGCGGTTAAACGCGACCTGGCCTTACTACTCGACAAAAAAATCAGTTTTAAAGAGGTGCGTGACATTGCTTTCCGGACAGAAAAAAAACTATTGAAATCAGTGACCTTATTCGACGTTTACGAAGGTGAAAAACTGGGAGCCGGTAAAAAATCTTATGCGATCAGCTTCACATTGCAGGACGATGAAAAAACACTTACCGACAAACAGATCGATAAGATCATGAATAAACTGATGGGAACCTACAAACATCAGTTAAGCGCTGAGATCAGATAA
- the aroC gene encoding chorismate synthase, whose protein sequence is MSGNSIGKFFRLMSFGESHGSAVGGVIDGCPAGIALSADFIQGELNRRRPGQSEVSTPRKEEDTVEILSGIFEGKSTGMPIGFLVRNQNQNSKDYNHLKDLYRPSHADYTWEKKYGIRDYRGGGRSSAREHIARVVAGAVAKQVLAGYGISIRAYTSQVGPIAVTRPYQELPLERAEDNIVRCPDAGIAEEMIALIRQLRDEGDSVGGIVSCVIQGVPAGLGEPVFDRFQARLAHAMMSINATKGFEYGSGFAAASMQGSGHNDSFVMKGSEVHTATNRSGGIQGGVTNGEDIYFRVAFKPVATIMKRQETVTRDGKEVTLEAHGRHDPCVIPRAVPVVEAMAAIVVLDMLLEARTDWGR, encoded by the coding sequence ATGTCCGGTAATTCTATAGGAAAATTTTTTCGGCTGATGTCGTTCGGAGAGTCACACGGTAGTGCTGTTGGAGGGGTTATCGACGGTTGTCCGGCAGGAATCGCCTTGTCTGCTGATTTTATTCAAGGTGAGTTGAACCGGCGGCGGCCCGGTCAGTCGGAGGTTTCTACCCCCCGGAAAGAAGAAGACACCGTAGAGATTCTTTCCGGAATATTTGAAGGAAAATCTACCGGCATGCCGATCGGATTTCTGGTGAGAAATCAGAATCAGAATAGTAAGGATTATAATCATCTGAAAGATTTATACCGTCCTTCTCATGCCGATTATACCTGGGAAAAGAAATACGGTATCCGGGATTATCGGGGAGGCGGACGTTCGTCGGCCCGGGAACACATTGCCCGAGTCGTTGCCGGGGCTGTTGCCAAACAGGTGTTGGCCGGTTACGGGATAAGCATTCGGGCATATACTTCACAAGTCGGACCGATTGCTGTTACCCGGCCTTATCAGGAGTTGCCCTTGGAGCGGGCAGAAGATAACATCGTACGTTGTCCTGACGCCGGGATTGCTGAAGAAATGATTGCATTGATCCGGCAGCTGCGGGATGAAGGGGATAGTGTCGGTGGAATAGTCAGTTGTGTGATTCAGGGGGTACCTGCCGGGTTAGGCGAACCGGTGTTCGACCGTTTTCAGGCAAGACTGGCGCATGCAATGATGAGTATCAACGCAACCAAAGGTTTTGAATACGGAAGCGGATTTGCAGCAGCCTCTATGCAGGGAAGCGGGCATAACGATTCTTTTGTCATGAAAGGAAGTGAAGTACACACGGCGACGAATCGCTCGGGAGGTATACAGGGGGGCGTGACGAACGGAGAAGATATCTATTTCCGGGTAGCTTTCAAGCCGGTCGCCACTATTATGAAACGTCAGGAAACGGTGACACGTGATGGGAAAGAAGTTACTCTGGAAGCACACGGACGCCATGATCCTTGTGTTATTCCCCGCGCTGTGCCTGTAGTCGAAGCTATGGCGGCTATCGTTGTTTTGGATATGCTGCTCGAGGCCCGGACCGATTGGGGCCGTTGA
- the nadC gene encoding carboxylating nicotinate-nucleotide diphosphorylase: MTQYDQLIDRLIDLAIEEDIATGDVTTNSIIPAHSRAVAEMKMKADGVISGLAIAKRVYEKFEKDILWDAKVKDGDRVKKGDIILRIEASYRCLLLGERLSLNILQRMSGIATETARYVEELAGTHTQLLDTRKTAPGLRVLDKMAVKDGGAINHRMGLYDMAMIKDNHIKVAGGITNAVNAVRAHIPAGIKIEVETTNLAEVREALATHADIIMLDNMSNAEMAEAVKIIHGQAKTEASGNMSIPRLKEVAATGVDFISVGALTHSVTALDISMNIQKN; this comes from the coding sequence ATGACACAATACGACCAATTAATCGACCGCCTGATCGACCTCGCCATAGAGGAAGACATCGCTACCGGAGATGTAACGACCAACTCCATCATCCCGGCTCATTCCCGGGCCGTTGCAGAAATGAAAATGAAAGCCGACGGTGTAATTTCCGGACTGGCGATAGCCAAACGGGTGTATGAAAAATTCGAGAAAGACATCCTTTGGGACGCCAAAGTAAAAGACGGGGATCGGGTAAAAAAAGGCGATATTATCCTGCGTATCGAAGCCAGCTACCGTTGCCTCTTATTAGGAGAAAGGCTTTCGCTGAACATCTTGCAACGCATGTCGGGCATCGCTACGGAAACGGCCAGATACGTCGAAGAATTAGCCGGTACTCACACCCAATTACTGGACACCCGGAAAACAGCTCCGGGCTTACGGGTATTGGACAAAATGGCCGTTAAAGACGGAGGAGCGATCAACCACCGGATGGGATTATACGATATGGCCATGATCAAAGACAACCACATTAAGGTGGCCGGAGGAATTACCAATGCGGTCAATGCGGTCAGAGCCCATATTCCGGCCGGTATCAAAATCGAAGTAGAAACGACCAATCTGGCCGAAGTGCGCGAAGCCCTCGCTACGCATGCCGATATTATCATGCTGGACAATATGAGTAACGCCGAGATGGCCGAAGCGGTGAAAATCATTCACGGACAGGCCAAAACCGAAGCTTCCGGAAATATGAGTATTCCCCGTTTAAAAGAAGTGGCAGCCACCGGAGTCGACTTTATCAGCGTCGGTGCCTTAACTCACTCCGTAACGGCTTTGGACATCAGTATGAATATTCAAAAAAACTAA
- the nadB gene encoding L-aspartate oxidase — protein sequence MRHYDYIIAGSGLAGLYTAYHAAAYGKVALLTKSGITESNSYFAQGGIAAVTDEDDAPALHFEDTIIAGRGLCDYPAVDILVNEGPQRIHELIEAGMHFDMEDGSLALGLEGGHHRKRILHAGGDATGRMVTSFMISKVINNPKIDIFENHSVIGILQENQECYGVRAWNLVTESEELFYADNTFLTLGGTSAIYKRTTNPHTTIGDGLALAFNAGCEIADMEFIQFHPSAIYTESEEAFLISEAVRGEGAYLIDQNGERFMPAIHELAELAPRDIVAQSIYRQMLKYDQEYVWLSLKHLDPQVVKHRFPNIYEKCQELGIDMCDRIPVAPAAHYMVGGVRTDTHGQTNIKRLFICGELASSGIMGANRLASNSLIECLVFGKRAIEASRKNLKTSPTQVFKPIYHCNDNYAALYVHLKKEISRIMTDYAGIIRNAEKLKQGLNELESLEDNLPREINEYYTLICRNLITVARLIICSALYRQESRGGHFREDYPCSDASYLFHIVQQKEKDLRTLPVNTKKSLN from the coding sequence ATGCGCCATTACGATTATATTATAGCAGGGAGTGGATTGGCAGGGCTTTACACGGCCTATCACGCTGCCGCTTATGGAAAAGTTGCTTTGCTGACCAAATCCGGTATTACAGAGAGCAACTCTTATTTTGCACAGGGTGGAATCGCCGCCGTTACAGACGAAGACGATGCTCCTGCACTTCACTTCGAGGACACGATTATTGCCGGACGCGGGCTTTGCGATTACCCAGCTGTCGATATTTTAGTGAACGAAGGTCCGCAACGGATACATGAACTCATAGAGGCAGGTATGCATTTCGATATGGAAGACGGCAGCCTCGCCTTGGGGTTGGAAGGCGGACATCACCGGAAAAGAATTCTTCATGCCGGCGGTGACGCGACAGGACGTATGGTGACCAGTTTTATGATCAGCAAAGTCATCAATAATCCGAAGATAGATATTTTCGAAAATCATTCCGTGATCGGTATCCTTCAGGAAAATCAGGAATGTTACGGCGTACGGGCCTGGAATTTAGTGACAGAAAGCGAAGAACTGTTTTATGCCGACAACACCTTCCTCACTTTAGGAGGCACTTCGGCTATTTACAAACGGACCACCAATCCGCATACCACGATCGGAGACGGACTTGCTCTGGCTTTTAATGCAGGTTGTGAAATCGCCGATATGGAATTCATTCAATTTCATCCTTCGGCCATCTATACCGAATCGGAAGAGGCATTTCTAATCAGTGAGGCAGTCCGGGGCGAAGGGGCTTATCTGATCGATCAAAACGGAGAACGCTTTATGCCGGCGATTCACGAATTGGCCGAACTGGCCCCCCGGGATATCGTCGCTCAATCTATTTACCGCCAGATGCTGAAATACGATCAGGAGTACGTCTGGTTGTCCCTCAAACACCTCGATCCTCAGGTGGTGAAACACCGCTTTCCGAATATTTATGAAAAATGCCAGGAATTGGGTATCGATATGTGCGACCGGATCCCCGTAGCACCGGCAGCTCATTATATGGTAGGGGGAGTGAGGACGGACACCCATGGACAGACCAACATCAAACGTCTGTTTATCTGCGGCGAACTGGCCTCTTCGGGAATCATGGGAGCCAATCGGCTCGCCTCCAACTCGTTGATCGAATGTCTGGTATTCGGGAAACGGGCCATCGAGGCTTCGCGGAAAAATCTGAAAACCTCTCCTACCCAAGTATTCAAACCGATCTATCATTGCAATGACAATTATGCTGCGCTTTATGTCCATCTGAAAAAAGAGATTTCGCGGATAATGACCGATTATGCCGGCATCATCCGGAATGCAGAAAAACTGAAACAGGGATTGAACGAATTGGAAAGTCTGGAAGACAATCTGCCCCGGGAAATAAACGAATATTACACCCTGATTTGCCGTAACCTGATCACAGTTGCCAGGTTGATTATCTGTTCTGCCCTTTACCGTCAGGAAAGCCGTGGAGGACATTTCCGGGAAGATTATCCTTGTAGCGATGCTTCCTATCTTTTCCATATCGTACAACAGAAAGAAAAAGACCTCCGTACCCTACCTGTCAATACTAAAAAGTCTTTAAACTGA
- a CDS encoding DUF6565 domain-containing protein, with amino-acid sequence MKSALKLFIIGCLVLIFCRCSMNKDSYLKDFEKFITQTEKNCTTLSDPEWEKIQARFNDYTEKYYEQFKEELSVNEKISISILKSKFSTLILKRESKKIQEEMKIK; translated from the coding sequence ATGAAATCAGCACTCAAATTATTTATCATCGGATGTCTTGTATTGATTTTCTGTCGATGTAGTATGAACAAAGACAGCTATTTAAAAGACTTCGAAAAGTTTATCACCCAAACAGAAAAAAACTGTACCACCCTGTCCGATCCTGAATGGGAAAAAATACAGGCCCGGTTCAACGATTATACAGAAAAATATTACGAACAGTTTAAAGAGGAATTGAGTGTAAACGAAAAAATATCCATCAGTATTTTAAAATCTAAATTTTCCACGCTCATTCTAAAACGGGAGAGTAAAAAAATTCAGGAAGAAATGAAGATTAAATAA
- the trpB gene encoding tryptophan synthase subunit beta encodes MKNFNVNDQGFYGRFGGAYVPEILHANVEKLRECYLREMEDESFQQEFRLLLRDYVGRPSPFYYARRLSEKYGTRIYLKREDLNHTGAHKINNTIGQILLARRMGKKRIIAETGAGQHGVATATVCALMNMECIVYMGATDVVRQQPNVEKMEMLGAKVVAVESGNKTLKDATNEAIRDWCCNPADTYYIIGSTVGPHPYPDMVARFQSVISEEIRKQLLEKEGREEPDYVIACVGGGSNAAGAFYHFLHSPEVGLIAAEAAGKGLGSGESAATIHLGKEGIIHGSRTLVMQTDDGQIVEPYSVSAGLDYPGIGPLHAFLAEEKRAEVLAVTDEEALNAAFCLTEMEGIIPALESAHALAVLEQKTFRPEEIVVINLSGRGDKDMQTYKRMNKFLHL; translated from the coding sequence ATGAAAAATTTTAATGTAAACGACCAGGGGTTTTACGGTAGGTTTGGTGGTGCTTATGTTCCTGAAATTTTACATGCGAATGTAGAAAAATTACGTGAATGTTATTTGCGGGAAATGGAAGATGAGTCTTTTCAGCAGGAGTTCAGGCTATTATTAAGGGATTATGTCGGTCGTCCCAGTCCGTTTTATTATGCCCGTCGGCTGAGTGAAAAGTACGGTACCCGGATTTATCTCAAGCGCGAGGATCTGAATCATACCGGAGCCCACAAGATCAACAATACGATCGGTCAGATTCTATTGGCCCGGCGTATGGGAAAGAAGAGGATCATTGCCGAAACCGGAGCCGGGCAGCACGGAGTAGCGACGGCTACTGTATGTGCCCTGATGAATATGGAATGTATCGTTTATATGGGAGCGACCGATGTGGTCCGGCAACAACCTAATGTTGAAAAAATGGAGATGTTGGGAGCGAAGGTGGTAGCTGTTGAAAGTGGCAATAAAACGCTGAAAGATGCCACCAACGAAGCGATCCGCGACTGGTGTTGTAACCCCGCGGATACTTATTATATCATCGGGTCGACAGTGGGACCTCACCCTTATCCGGATATGGTGGCTCGTTTTCAGTCGGTGATCAGCGAAGAGATCAGAAAGCAATTGTTGGAAAAAGAAGGAAGGGAAGAACCCGATTATGTAATAGCCTGCGTGGGAGGAGGAAGTAATGCTGCCGGGGCTTTCTACCATTTTCTGCATTCTCCCGAAGTTGGGTTGATTGCTGCCGAGGCTGCCGGAAAAGGTTTGGGAAGCGGAGAGTCGGCAGCTACGATCCATTTGGGAAAAGAAGGTATTATCCATGGAAGCCGTACGTTGGTGATGCAAACGGACGACGGACAGATTGTCGAACCCTATTCTGTTTCTGCCGGACTGGATTATCCGGGAATCGGCCCTTTACATGCATTTCTGGCAGAAGAAAAACGCGCTGAAGTATTGGCTGTTACGGACGAAGAAGCGTTGAATGCCGCTTTTTGCCTGACAGAAATGGAAGGTATCATCCCGGCTTTGGAATCGGCCCATGCCCTGGCAGTTCTGGAACAAAAAACATTCCGGCCGGAAGAGATCGTTGTCATTAATTTGTCCGGTCGGGGTGATAAAGATATGCAGACCTACAAAAGGATGAATAAATTTTTACACTTATGA
- a CDS encoding anthranilate synthase component I family protein: protein MKYRIKTITRILPADLQTPVGIYLKVRDLFPQSALLESSDYHTTQNSFSFIGVEPMADFSVTKEQIVRRFPDGRQLTDALTEGVDVIEILKDYIASFETETNLTGINGFFGYTAYDAVRYFEAVRIRKKEEKFAEIPDMMYILYRYIIVVDHFKNQMTIVENLPEGQHSHMPELIDVIQNNNMARYGFEALDDTGSPISDEQYMEMVKRGIRHTQRGDVFQIVLSRRFSRGFRGDDFNVYRALRCINPSPYLYYFDFGHFRIFGSSPETHLRVAGGKAYIDPIAGTFRRTGDDIRDSELARKLLEDEKENAEHIMLVDLARNDLSRGAGQVKIEFLRQIQYYSHVIHMVSRVSACVSENTDILRLFADTFPAGTLSGAPKVRAMQLIDDIEPHSRGIYGGCIGYIGFQGELNQAITIRSFLSYGNRLYAQAGAGIVAHSSPESELQELNNKLGALMKAVEMSEKVKN from the coding sequence ATGAAATATAGAATTAAAACAATCACCCGTATTCTTCCGGCCGACTTGCAGACTCCTGTGGGAATTTACCTGAAGGTACGCGACTTATTTCCACAATCGGCTTTGCTGGAAAGTTCGGATTATCATACGACTCAAAATAGTTTTTCTTTTATCGGCGTGGAACCGATGGCCGATTTTTCGGTAACGAAGGAACAGATCGTACGTCGTTTTCCCGATGGCCGGCAACTGACGGATGCTCTTACAGAAGGCGTGGATGTTATCGAAATCCTGAAAGATTATATCGCTTCGTTCGAGACCGAAACAAACCTGACCGGGATCAACGGTTTTTTCGGGTATACGGCCTATGATGCCGTACGTTATTTTGAAGCTGTCCGTATCCGGAAGAAAGAAGAGAAGTTTGCTGAAATACCTGATATGATGTATATATTATACCGGTATATTATTGTAGTCGATCATTTTAAAAATCAGATGACGATCGTTGAAAATTTACCGGAAGGGCAGCATTCCCATATGCCGGAACTTATCGATGTCATTCAAAACAATAATATGGCTCGGTATGGTTTCGAGGCGTTGGACGATACCGGTTCTCCGATTAGCGACGAGCAGTATATGGAAATGGTGAAAAGGGGTATTCGGCATACCCAAAGGGGAGACGTATTTCAGATTGTACTCTCGCGTCGTTTCAGCCGTGGATTTCGGGGAGATGATTTTAATGTATACCGGGCCTTGCGGTGTATAAATCCTTCTCCATATCTGTATTATTTTGATTTCGGCCATTTTCGCATTTTCGGTTCCTCTCCCGAGACTCATCTGCGTGTTGCCGGAGGTAAAGCTTATATCGATCCGATAGCCGGTACTTTCCGCCGCACAGGAGACGATATCCGGGATTCGGAATTGGCCCGTAAATTATTGGAAGATGAGAAAGAAAATGCCGAACATATCATGTTGGTCGACCTGGCACGTAATGATCTGAGCCGCGGGGCTGGTCAGGTAAAGATCGAGTTCTTGCGTCAGATCCAATATTATTCGCATGTGATTCATATGGTGTCGAGAGTGAGTGCTTGCGTTTCCGAAAATACCGATATTTTGCGGCTCTTTGCGGATACTTTTCCTGCCGGTACGCTCAGCGGTGCTCCCAAAGTCAGGGCGATGCAACTGATCGATGACATAGAACCTCATAGTCGCGGGATTTATGGGGGCTGTATCGGCTATATCGGTTTTCAGGGAGAATTGAACCAGGCCATTACGATCCGGAGCTTTCTGAGTTACGGTAACCGGCTTTATGCTCAGGCCGGAGCGGGGATTGTAGCGCACTCTTCGCCTGAAAGTGAATTGCAGGAATTGAATAATAAATTGGGGGCTTTGATGAAAGCGGTGGAAATGAGTGAAAAGGTTAAAAATTGA
- the nadA gene encoding quinolinate synthase NadA: MTNTEIIDRIRQLKKEKNAVILAHYYTRPEVQDIADYLGDSLGLSQEAGKTDARIIVFCGVHFMAETAAIISPDKKILIPASGAGCSLAESITGYELREWKKANPDGIIVSYVNTTAEVKAWTDICCTSANALKVVQSIPPDHKILFVPDKNLGAWIRKVTGREMELWHGDCCVHERITTDMILEKSRDYPQADILIHPESHCSHDEAILNLPQAYMYSTAGMIRHASRSDKKQFIIATEIETIHKLKNDNPDKEFIPVHPKTICGQMKKVTLESVLEALEKEQYVVEVAEDIRQRAWAPIEKMLQIK, encoded by the coding sequence ATGACGAATACAGAGATTATTGACAGAATCCGGCAACTAAAAAAAGAAAAAAATGCCGTTATTCTGGCACATTACTATACTCGTCCGGAGGTGCAGGATATAGCAGACTATCTGGGGGATTCACTGGGATTATCCCAGGAAGCCGGGAAAACGGATGCCCGGATTATCGTTTTTTGCGGTGTGCATTTTATGGCCGAGACCGCAGCGATCATTTCTCCGGACAAAAAGATCCTGATTCCGGCTTCAGGAGCCGGATGTTCACTGGCTGAAAGCATTACCGGTTATGAATTGCGGGAATGGAAAAAAGCCAATCCTGACGGGATTATTGTAAGTTACGTCAACACGACAGCCGAAGTGAAGGCCTGGACGGATATTTGCTGCACTTCGGCCAATGCCCTGAAAGTCGTACAAAGCATTCCTCCAGATCATAAGATCTTGTTTGTACCGGACAAAAACCTGGGAGCCTGGATCAGGAAAGTTACCGGACGGGAAATGGAACTCTGGCATGGAGATTGTTGTGTACACGAACGCATCACCACCGACATGATCCTGGAAAAAAGCCGGGACTATCCTCAGGCAGATATCCTCATTCACCCCGAAAGCCACTGTTCGCACGACGAGGCCATTTTAAATCTTCCTCAAGCTTATATGTACTCGACGGCAGGAATGATCAGACATGCAAGCCGGTCGGACAAAAAGCAATTTATCATTGCCACAGAAATAGAAACCATCCATAAACTGAAAAACGATAATCCGGACAAAGAATTTATTCCGGTTCATCCTAAAACCATTTGTGGACAAATGAAAAAAGTAACGCTGGAATCGGTTCTGGAAGCTTTGGAGAAAGAGCAATACGTAGTCGAAGTGGCTGAAGATATCCGTCAGAGAGCCTGGGCCCCTATCGAGAAAATGTTACAAATCAAATAA
- a CDS encoding FKBP-type peptidyl-prolyl cis-trans isomerase: MITKNKMVSVSYELRTEQNGELLEAAGADRPLDFICGQGQTLEYFEMNLLDKNEGDKFDFSIPAAHAYGLVNEDMIVDLPQEIFKDVEAEEMVVGHVLPMMDSVGRRLQGKILSIGDEEVRIDFNHPLAGKDLFFKGEILGVRDATDEELEALHSHKCGGCSGCGSEGGCGSHDEGCGCGECH; encoded by the coding sequence ATGATTACGAAAAATAAGATGGTATCCGTAAGTTACGAATTAAGAACGGAACAAAACGGAGAGTTACTCGAAGCAGCAGGTGCAGACCGGCCCTTGGATTTTATCTGTGGACAAGGGCAGACTTTAGAATATTTTGAAATGAACCTTCTGGATAAAAATGAAGGGGATAAATTCGATTTCAGCATTCCGGCAGCCCATGCTTATGGACTGGTGAACGAAGATATGATTGTGGATTTACCCCAGGAAATATTTAAAGATGTAGAAGCTGAAGAGATGGTGGTCGGCCATGTTTTACCGATGATGGATAGTGTCGGAAGACGTTTGCAGGGCAAGATCCTGTCTATCGGTGACGAGGAAGTACGTATCGATTTTAATCATCCCCTGGCCGGTAAAGATTTGTTTTTCAAGGGTGAGATATTAGGTGTCCGTGATGCAACGGATGAAGAACTGGAAGCTTTACATTCGCATAAATGCGGGGGGTGTAGTGGCTGTGGTTCTGAAGGAGGTTGCGGATCCCACGACGAGGGCTGCGGATGCGGAGAATGTCATTAA